A single genomic interval of Picosynechococcus sp. PCC 7003 harbors:
- the psbU gene encoding photosystem II complex extrinsic protein PsbU has protein sequence MSRVVSALMGLVLMFGCAFFSVQPQAQALDLSNGFVSAAVLGERVNPADKVLESEYGKKIDLNNASVRLFRELRGFYPILAKRIIENAPYDSVEDVLNIPDLSEKQLARLEENLERFTVTPPADVFIDGDQRLNTGDY, from the coding sequence ATGAGTAGAGTTGTGAGTGCATTAATGGGGCTCGTCCTCATGTTCGGTTGCGCGTTCTTTAGCGTTCAACCCCAAGCCCAAGCCCTCGATTTAAGCAATGGCTTTGTTTCTGCAGCCGTGCTCGGTGAGCGTGTTAATCCCGCTGACAAGGTGCTTGAGTCAGAATATGGCAAGAAAATTGACCTAAACAACGCCAGCGTCCGTCTTTTCCGCGAGCTCCGTGGATTTTATCCCATATTAGCCAAACGCATCATCGAAAATGCCCCCTATGACAGCGTTGAAGATGTATTAAATATCCCCGACCTCAGCGAGAAGCAACTGGCACGATTAGAGGAAAATTTAGAGCGTTTCACCGTCACCCCCCCTGCTGATGTGTTTATTGATGGTGACCAACGTCTAAACACCGGTGACTATTAA